The genomic segment AATGGCATGTATTTTGGGCGGAGGAGAACGTCGTCGCCAAGTTACACCCTGATAGCCTCTATTGGCAAGCCAAAGAATGTTTCATCTCCAAGGTTATTTTGCATCCTTCATCTCTGTTTACCCTTTCGAATAGTTAGTTACTTGGTAAAAGGTTAacttttttattcatattattatttgataatgtaattatgtgataattttccacttttctttaaaacgaCTTAGTTTTGAGAATTCCATATAAACCTTTTCATTTGttccttcctttttctctctctatccTCACTTTGCCTCACGATCTCTAGGATCTACCCAGAATCTGACCATTGTTGTCTCCTCTCGTTGGTGTCTTTCGTCACCAACCAAACCTAAAAAAAATCCTATTTCTGAGTTCCGTACTCATCCTTCTAccttttaattgatttaatttttttaaaaaaaaatctctatttttcctcattattctcttttttttcacaaaaagACAAAATCTGTATCTAGTCATGGCAATATTTTGCTACTaattcctctctctctctctcactccACACGTCCACTCGATTTTCAACAAATCTCAAAACTTTTAGATcttcagtttttttttatattttaaaaaattactctGAGTAAAGCagataagaaaataataaaagaaattgaaaaaggcttcttcttttttttgtgattttggCGTCAGTAAACGATGGCAATCAACCACCGATGATCGATAACAGAGGTAACGATTGTGGTTCACCaaatctttgaattttttgttctACCATGTGATTACATCTTCAAGTCACATGAGCCAAAAATAGTAGTTGGGACTTGACGGTGCTTAATTTTCCACGTaagttaaaaatttgtttggatataaattaaaatggttcatttaaatctaataaaagaataggaatttaaattaaagaaattgatAGTGATTCAAGAATTTATAACTATTTAAGCCAACGATAAATAATATGGTATAGCGAGGTTCAtaaatttgaatcaaataattacTAATTCATTTGTATCCTTTCGATATGTCTGAAATTTTTGCTGTATTTGAGCAACCAGAAGTTGGCATCTAATGGCAGCGTAAAAAGAGAGTGGGAGTATTCGGGCTAGACTCGTGTAGTGTGCAGGGAGTGTTAGGAATTGACAGGTCCTTTTGTACTATTCTTGATAATTCCTCAATtgataatttcatatattagcgtaggttaaaaaaaaaattactattacgACGCCCTTTTTAATGCTATTAATGCATGTTTGGTACAGGGAATAGTTAAGCTATACTTTGTCTATTctcatgttttatttttaacttcattTGGTATGCAATGTCATAAGaaatagttattatttagtaatagttatttttgaaaatgggataaaattaaagtttaattgaatttaagtttttttataagaatatTTGATTTGCggtataaataaaaataaaataaaataattattatgtaagaatagaataagatgaatataaaataaaataagtgtTACGtaatttgatataattaataaaatagagtaaaaataattattatgatttatgatAGTATTTGGTtggtaataataattttgaaataaaaaaataatagataataaaaagataaaaaatattttttattaatatatataattatttatttttaaatattaataatttataattaattaaaatattaataatttataatttaaatattaatattttaatataatttaattattaatatttttaattaataatattttatttataatatatttttttttattttttatttttttatttatatttattaaaaatttaatgtattaataatttaataaataaaacattaatagtttaaaatattaatattttaattattaatattaataatgtttaaattttatgtaaaatattaatattttaaattttataaataatttttttattttttttatgggtCGGTCGTCGAAAAGGTAATCGGTGTAATAAAATATCGATTTGGTGCACCATGTGGTTGGATTTGACCATTACGGCTTCAGATCAGCACTTCCCTTTCGGTTGGATCTAGTTGTGGAGTGCTAGATCCAACTATGGGATCTGGTTGGGAAGCACCAGATCCAGTGCTTCTCGCGGCTAGATCTGGCTTTTAAGTGTCATATTTGGTTAGATCTCCGCTTGAATCTTATCTGATCATATTTTGTCGTGAAATCGTCGTCACAGTTGTTGCCGTCGTCATGGTCGTAGTCATCGCCACCGTCATTTTCACTGTTGAGTGTCACTtagagagaatgagagagaaaagaacGTGAGAAGagcaaaaaagaagagaaaatgaaaaaaaaatatttataggcctagggttgtaatatttttaagttataaGGAGCATTTTAGTCTCATCTCATTTTAGAGTTATTCCTTCAATTATggaataaaaaacatatgggGAAGCTCGGGTATAGTtatgcttgattttgacccattttaaagaatagttattattgTACCAAACGAAGGTAAACTATTCCCTTGGGAATAGACAGGGAATATCTTAGCTATTTCTTGTACCAATAGTGCAGCATGAGTTTTGTTATTCCATAATTGGAggaataatattaaaatttaatgagaataaaatatttttataatttaaaatattacaattttagacttataaatgttttttttcttctcattttttttctcttttttcatattcttttctctttcattctctctctaacctGCACTCATCATCGGAGATGGCGACGGCTACGACAGTTTCACGACCGAATATGGTCAGAAAGCATCGATCTAGCCCTTTTCAATAAGATTGAATCGAGAAATAGCCAGATCTGGCACTCCACGACTACATTTGGCTATGGAAAGCATCGGATCTGGTGCTTCTCGACTAGATCCCACTGTTGGATCTAGCACTTCACGGTCAGATCTAGTAGCGAGAAGCGTCGATCTGACGTCTTAGTGGCCAGTTTCGGTCACATGATACGTCAGATCGACGTCTTATTACACCGATCACTTTTTCGGTAGTCGGTCcatggagaagaaaagaaagaaaaaaaatattttataaattttaaaatattaatattaatatgattaaaatattaaaattttatttatttattaaattattaatatattaaatttttaatgagaatatataaaaagttaataatattttatcataatagtattaaaaaataaataataaaattatattaaaataattaatatttaaattaaactatacattattaatatttaaaaaataaaataaaaataattaatcatatacataataaaagatatttttgttttttatttttttttttatttcaaagttATTGTTATCAATTAAACGTtgtaataagtcataataattatttttactctACTCTATTCGTCATACCAAATTACGTAGTATATATGTTATTCTATTCTCACCTCATTCTATTTCAACGTAATAGTtactctattttatttttgtctatTTCGTAATTCAAACGGGCTACTGGCGTCTTGCCTAACACTATTAGTGTAttgcatttaattttttcaagttcaatttatctaattatcattaattaaaattttaaaaaatttattttaaatttgtgcataaaataattatcaaatatatatttgttaaaattcaatttaatcaaatacttaaaatagttcaatttaaaattgaaaaactttgATTAAAGAAAATCAAACGAAACAATATTTATGAATGAGTAGCACATTTTGAATATAATAGAaattagtattattattaattatatgcaaatatataaaataatcagTATTGTAAGGtgatttatataaaaaaattgtactTAACGAATTATCCTTTCTTGTAATGTCCCGTTAATTAATCAGACTTTGTTTTTTGGCCTAATTCAAAGGAATTTAATCACTTAATTACGAATTTAATACAGGTTCCTTTACTACCAGCACACATTATCTCTGTAAGCCATGGCGTAGAAGGGGAATCAGCAGCGAGTAGCTACGAGTTCTCTATTAGGCAACAAGTCAAAAAACGAACGGTCCAAGCTTCTCCATCAAGCGACTGCCCGAGATTCGATCTTGTTCTCCTATCCTTAGGGCCCAACGGCCACGTGGCGTCTCTGTATCCTAATGACCCGGTTTTGCAAGAAGAGTCTCAGTGGGTTGCTTGTGTCTCCAAAGACGGTACGATAGAGAGCGTGACCCTCACTCTCCCGGTGATCAACGCGGCAGCCAACGTGGCGATCGTGGCCGCGGGGATGGATCTGGCCCGTCCTTTCATGGATGTAATGGTGAGTCGTAAGCCCATTGGATCACATCCAGCTCAAATGGTCTCGCCCCAAGATGGAAAGCTCGTTTGGTTTGTGGATGCTAGCGCTGCTTCGTTGTTCCTACGTGGCAATGAACATCGTTAATTAATATCACctatttattatatatggTATGTCTTTTTACGATTTCGATAAATTCTCCTTTATGTGGTAAAAGAACGAAGTTTTCCtttatgtaaataaaaaaaacaataatcaATCCTATGTTTATTAAGTTAGActcaattattttaagttaaaatctttgaacattttgaaccatattaaaaatcaatcttCACTCTTGCATCTAAGTATTTAACTTaacaataaatatatgaattcACAGCACTCAAGCATTTTGGTCATTAGTTTGTGTATGAATTTTTTGcctaaagaataataaataaagtttaaatcttctttttctcaattataaaaaaaataatgtatcCACCATAAGAGGTTAGCAGAAgcccttcttctttttataattttatctctattttttaaaaaaaaattataattttatcccTACAAATATTAGaaacattatttttagttttacaAAATCGAAACTATATCTATTTCTTACTTAAAAAACAGAATtgaatgttttcttttctggaataatttttttttaattttcatttttatattccATGTGGTGCCAAATATTTAAGGATGGAAAGTGACCTCTAGTTGCAGCTGAACGAATTCTCGTAGAACTCTTTGAAATTGGCAAGCAATATTGGACCTTAAGCGGAAATAGCTAATTTATACTGTAGAGAAGAAATCCGGGTTGAACCAGGATTCATGGACATGCATTTTGTGTGATTCCAGGCGGATGAGCCCCGGGACCACATCACCTTCATGGTGATCATATTCGGCAACGAATTAACATTGCTATTTCATGCAAAAAGAGTTGGCTTTTATGTAGCGTATACTCCATCGAGACCTTAATTATTGGGCCGTTCCTCTCCATGTTGGCATCATGGCTTCAACCTTAATTATTAGGCCATTCCTGCTCTATTGGCGTTGCTCGAGGCCCAGGTAGCCAACCTTGGCAGGATAGTGTTCATAATGCTGACAACATAAACAATGGTAATAAGCCTTGAAGACATTCTTAGttatctttatcaaataatacTTCGTACATTTATCTATGCAGAATGACTAGtaactaaagttttcactatATACATGAATAAAGTTTGACATCTACGGTATGGAGTGGACGACATGAGATTCTAATATTTACACTTTAGGTCACTAGAtcattgaaatataaaatataataatggATAAAATACACAAAGtttcaaagttttaattataattacacATGAGTCCATCaacttttaaaatgaataCTCTGTCTCAAAAACATATCTTCCGCTAGATATATAAATTCAAtagttaatttaatattttcattaatttgatgatgtgacattatttaaaaagtaattttatctttcattaattttaaaaattattaaattataatttttcagaaaaaaaaaacaacccTGTCGCCTGTTGATTACTTTTGAACCTACCACCCCATGGTCGAATCTAGCCAAAGAGCGCCAGATTCTACCAAATCAGTGCTACTTGTGAGCACCAAATTTGGTGCTCTCGTGGGAGCCAAGAGCTTGATTTGGTGCTCCCTAAGGGAGCCCAAGGAGATGGGAGACTAGTTGATGTAAGGGAACTCCTCGATCggcataagaaaaaaatagatgaataaaaagtattttagatattttaaatttaacattAACGTTGTTTATGTGTTTGGGGTTTGATGTTTATTttctaaactaataaacttaTGTGTAAttatggttaaaacttaaaaatattaatgtattttatcttttaataatgggtaaaatacccttatttttttaagtttttatcaaaattatacGAAAGTTcattagttttcgaaatgAACACTCCGCCCCAAAAGTGCAAACACCGTTAatagaaattataaaaaaactaaaataccttttctttctctattaatttaaaaaattattattttattaaaaaaaaaaaaaaaaaacaaatcaataCTCCCAAGAAAAGGGAGCACTAAATAAGGCTCCCCAAAGGAGCACCAGTGCCCCCTAAATGggaaggtttttttttaactaataaaataatataataataattttaaaaattaattagaggtaaaattgttattttattattatcacgTTAGCAAGTTGTCAGAAATACTAACGGTTGACTAACAATTGGATCTACATGTCtagtaaaaaatattgttttaaagatagagtgtttattttaaaaataaataaaatttaatataaattcaatcaaaatttaaaagtgtgagagtattttaccctttaataatttataggAACAATCATTACCCAATgcaatttctttgtttttggaaaaaaggaaaattgacTCATCCCAAGCCTTTGGGCCAAGGCAAGACTGGGAACAGATCGAGGCTTTTGTATATAACGGGCTCAGAAGTTTCAGCGGCCCAAGTTGATAATTGCTATTCCCAGTTCCCACTCCTAAAATGGCAAACAAAATCCTCGGAAAACCCTCTCCACCCAGTCACCGCAGTGCAAACTCTGATTCTTGTCAAACCTACTCTCACCGCCTTCCAGAATGTTGGGTTTACGGGGTTCAGTTGGAGTACTCTCCGATGTCAGTCATCAGCTTCTCCAAAACATAACGGTGAGTTTCATTCCTTAATTCTCGTTAGCCAAAATGTCTTCATTAAGAATTTGCTGATCATATTCCTACGCGTTAAGGCCTCTTGCCAAGGTTTGTGATTATATCAAGATTACTATTTATATTCAAGATTTTAATGTCATACATTTCTGGGTTAATGAGACTGTCTGTTGCTCTtgtcttttatttatattaactGTTTAATTATGGGAGGATTTTGATGTTCTTTTTGTCGTTGTTCTATTAACATGTTGAACTctagaaaacaaattttcttttaactaaGATGTAAATTGGATAACGGTTAAGGCTTTTATCGCAGTAAGCAGTGTTATTGTTTAATTggatttctattttctttcccCTCAAGTTCAGCTGCAGCTAACCCAGATAGGATCATATGCTTATCTGCACTTTTGTTTTGGTCAAGGTTTATATGCTTACCTGATAGGATCAGTTGAGCTTGAGAGTTGAAATCAggcatttttttctttgatttgccttcaaaaaatgaatatttttttttaatgaattccCCGGTACCAACTGGAACCTATTATTGTTGACATGTTGTTTTCTGCAGTTCCATGGAATAAAAGTGCAATACATTCGTGTGGGAGGTGCTGAAATTCCAGACCACAAGCGCCTTGCAGTTTCTCTTCAGAGCATCTTTGGAATTGGCCGTACTAGAGCTCGCCAGATCTTAAGCGAGCTCAATATAGATAACAAACTCACTAATGAATTAACTGGAAAAGAACTCATGTCTCTCCGTGAGCATGTCTCTTCCACATATGTCATTGGAGAAGATTTGGTATAAACTTGTTTCTCTACTCAACTTCCTTGCGTTAGGAACTTACCTTCTCTAACATTATTCTTTTCTTGGGTGATTTAGAGGCGATGTGTCAATGCAGACATGACCAGATTGAAGGTTATTCAGTGCTATAAAGGGATCAGGCATGAGGATAAGTTGCCTTGCAGAGGACAGCACACAAAAACCAATGCCCGGACTGCAAAGAAGGGATTTAATGCTGTTGTAGAGAGACATAAAGCCTCTCCTAAGTCCTAACTAAGGcttgtttcttgcttttattatttcatgCTGCAGAGAACGAATCCAACGGCATTAAATCATGTTCTGGTATATGTAGTTGATCATTAATTTCTGGTGCTGCCGAGATGGTTGccatttatttttcaagaaaattgtaAAAGCTGGTCAAAATTGCCGAGGATGGTATGTAGTTGCTTTGGTCTCTGTGGAAGCAGCTCTGTTTGCCCTAGCGGTTTGAATTGTAATAATGTTTCAAAAAgttcattatttaaatgatgttttatGCTACTTGaacctcttcatttttcttgaagatacCATATCTAACTCACATCAAGCACCATGGAGTCTGGAACTGCATATGGTAGTTAGGACTGACCACCTAAAATGGGGAGAAACTCCCATTTTGCATTCTGCTGGTCAGTGGCCTTGTAACTAACAGATCTCAGCTTAAGAATCAATTCTCCCTGGCTTTCAAAAGGATGCTTAGGTATTTCGTCAAGCATGCTTAAGCATTTATGAACCAAGACCAGCATATGCGTAgattattatgatttataacTCGAAGTCAGCTAACCAATTGTTCGTGCTGGTTGCTGAAGAATCAGCTAAATGGTCAAAATGAAAGAATGATGAAATCTCCAACATCGATTAAGGATGGCAATGGGTATCCAATTCAATTATATAGGgttaagatattttataattaggttTGGGACGGGTTTAGCTAGTAATTTCACTACTCGTGTCAAGTTGATACCACCCCTTGCTACTTGGTACTTGAACccaattatgttttttttttttatttcatgtagttaaagataaatttatattgttaattgaattaatttatgaaattatcattattaattaacttataatgtcttttataaatatactttatatattgtgttaatttataaaaaatataattactattatatatatacatttagtatacttactttaaatataaatatatttactttttattttgaattagcattacaaaaattataacatataaaattattaattataatatatatacttttatttacataaacttataatatatatacctaaAAAGAAGTTGTGAGATTAAAATACTTATAGAACCtacctatttttttttatttcatgtaACTAAGGACAAACTcatattgttaattaaattaattcatgaaactatgattattaattaacttgtaatatcttttaatatatatattctatatattgtgttaatttataagaaatataattactactatatatatatatatatatattacttttAGNTGTGTTGACATtccaaaaattataatttataaaattattaattataatatatatacttttatttatataaacttatagtatatatacttgtgagattagaatagttttggaacttagtttttttttttaattttatgtaattaagaACAAACTCaattagttaattaaactTGTAATATTGTTGTCTTGTTGAAACTTGTAATGTTGTTTAagatattatttgaatatttttatttatttttttaagttgatatttgaaatattgtttttgattatttaaatttaaatttgattatttgtgtgtttttataaatttaatttttagtgaaatatatgaaatatgggtgagaaatattattgtatatggaTATAGGTATGGATTTGAGTTTGGATAATTGAATACTCATGAAgagtattttaataattttttacataattgaGTTTTTAAATGAATTCGGATAATTATTGTGTAGTGGATATGTAttaaaatttggattaaaatattaaattttaaaaatattcaaatggttGTAATATTCGGATAACTCATTTATTAATCGAATTTAAATTCAGATACTTCAAAATTAATGAATACTCTACTTATTGACATTATGGATGGGCTTTCGCGTTTGTAGCTAAGTGACATAGCGAATCAAGGAAAATAAGATGTTAGGCAGTAAGTAATTGGATATCTTGGGTAGACTTGTCAATATGGGTCGAGTCGGCCCAGCTCGGCCCAGGCCCTTGTGGGATGAAAAAATATGGGTCGGGCTAGCCCATATTTTATATGAGTTGTAAAATTCCCAACCCAGCCCACCCTTTGCTAGCCCATGGGTTGGGCTGGGCCAacccttttttaattttttttatttttttatcaataaaattatacaataatttaatacataaattgaataataaaaacatattacaaataaataaattacactAAACATAAATAAGCAAATACactacatcaaatataaataaaatttcaatctttAACATAAATACACAAACTACAATCCCATTAGCATGTAACATAAgtatataatcaaatatttataaattttaaaactaatttatattCTTCTCAATCTTCATCCTCAATCAAAACATTTGAGTCTTATTTGGACAGCAATGATGTCTCCAACTCTGAATCATCATCTAATATtcataatcataaaaaaaagagaatatagtgagttttaattttaattaaaattattaatttaacaagtaaaaattaaagacattaaaatatataaaataaataataccATCAGCAGCTAAAGAAAAGCCATGTAACCAATTTTTTGTGCAAACAAGCATTTCAACATTTTCATGGTGGAGAGAACTTCTAAACTTGGTAAGAACATGACCACCAATACTAAAAGCAGACTCTGATGCTACCGTAGTAATCGAAATGCTCAATACATCTCGTGCCATAACAGAAAGATCAGGAAAGCGCTTAGCATTATCCTTCCAATAATTAAGCACATTCAAGTCTTCAAACACTTCATAATCAAGCTTTGCCTCACCTAAATAAACATCAAACTCAAACTTTCTAGCAATAGAAattgtttcattttgaaacattttgaactcctacaatttttaaatacatagacaaaaaaaataattatcaaaacataaataaagtaACATAAATTCTCATATAATAAGATGAAGGAAAGACACAAAACTTACACTAAAGATCTTTAATCCCTTGGGTTTAGTTCCTCCTCCGGCTTGCTTAGGCAAATTACTCGTTGAGTGAGAAAATGTACCTGATGCACCAGTGTTGCTTGCATATTGTTCAAAGAGCTCGTACAACTTTGTCTTCACATTTTCTAACTTTTCATGACAAGTAGAAGCATCAATCTTAGaatagcaaaatcttaagaaatCAAGCTTCATCCTTGGGTCAAGAATAGCTCCAAATGTAAGCACTACACTGTAATCTTTCCAAtacttttcaaatttcattttcatcctTTGAGACATATCCTTGATCACCTCATCTTCATTATGCAAATTCTCATTTAAAATAGATTAAATTTTCCAAACTTGCATGAAATACAAGTTGAAAGTTGGATAAGATGAACCGGATATCAAGTTTGTGGTCTCATAAAAGGGCTCCAAAAATTCACAAATTATAATCGCTCTCCCCCATTCCTTATCAGATGgattatatttataagttCTATCAACAAACTAGAGGCTAGCAAAAgctttttgatatttgattgcACTATCAAGCATCAAATATGTTGAATTCCATCTAGTTGACACATTTAAACACAACCCAACACTTGCATCAATACCAACACGTTGAACacatttttgaaattttttcatcCTCCCGTTCGATGCCTTTACATATTTCACGCTCTCCCTAATTTTAAGTAATGCTTCATTGATTGCTTTCAAGCCCTCTTGAACAATAA from the Theobroma cacao cultivar B97-61/B2 chromosome 8, Criollo_cocoa_genome_V2, whole genome shotgun sequence genome contains:
- the LOC18592261 gene encoding probable 6-phosphogluconolactonase 2, producing MEKIEPELRLFDSSEELSSGLADYVLQVAESAVKDIGSFSLVLSGGDIPKRLGKLTKAPFLRLVDWPKWHVFWAEENVVAKLHPDSLYWQAKECFISKVPLLPAHIISVSHGVEGESAASSYEFSIRQQVKKRTVQASPSSDCPRFDLVLLSLGPNGHVASLYPNDPVLQEESQWVACVSKDGTIESVTLTLPVINAAANVAIVAAGMDLARPFMDVMVSRKPIGSHPAQMVSPQDGKLVWFVDASAASLFLRGNEHR
- the LOC18592262 gene encoding small ribosomal subunit protein S13, mitochondrial, giving the protein MLGLRGSVGVLSDVSHQLLQNITFHGIKVQYIRVGGAEIPDHKRLAVSLQSIFGIGRTRARQILSELNIDNKLTNELTGKELMSLREHVSSTYVIGEDLRRCVNADMTRLKVIQCYKGIRHEDKLPCRGQHTKTNARTAKKGFNAVVERHKASPKS
- the LOC18592263 gene encoding uncharacterized protein LOC18592263 isoform X1; this translates as MGIWLSASTHHLWYKFYHTTTFAVLPSALSFLLLDPLETRSIFGSTENVKTKLYELFEQYASNTGASGTFSHSTSNLPKQAGGGTKPKGLKIFSMMIQSWRHHCCPNKTQMF
- the LOC18592263 gene encoding uncharacterized protein LOC18592263 isoform X2, producing MGIWLSASTHHLWYKFYHTTTFAVLPSALSFLLLDPLETRSIFGSTGTFSHSTSNLPKQAGGGTKPKGLKIFSMMIQSWRHHCCPNKTQMF